GTTGAGGTGGGCGATGTCGGCGGCGTTGCGGCGGCCGGCGTCGCGCAGCAGCCAGGGGGCGAGCGGCGCGGGCACCGTGTTGAGCCGCTGCGCGTAGGTGAGCGTGCCCACCATCGCGGAGACGAAGGGGTGCGGGCGGGAGCGCTCGAAGGACCCGAAGTCGTGCCCGAACCCGGTGCGCGCGATGGTCTCCAGCGTCAGCTTGGTCATGTCGCCCGGCACGTCCACCGCCCGTCCCGCGGCCCGGGCCCGGTCCCAGTGGTCGGTGAGCCGCGAGGCCACGTCCAGCATCATCACGTGGTATCCGGCCATGGCCTCGCGGCTGAAGCCGGGCGCCAGCACGTCGTGCGCGAGCTGCCAGTTGGGCTCGTGGTTGTACGCCGTGAACAGGCCGTCCCCGGCCACCGGCCGCAGGTTGGCCACGCCGAGCCCCACGTGCTTGGCGAAGCGCGACTCGTCCGCCAGGTCGGCGGCGAGCCCGGCGCCCCAGACGAACACGAACTCCTTGCCGAAGGCCCGCCGCCGGAAGATCGGCCCCAGCTGCCGCGCGTACCGCAGCGAGTCCTGCATCGGTGTGCGCCGGCTCGCCCCGATCACGTCCCCCAGCAGGGGGACGCGGTACGGCGGCCGGGGTATGCGGCGCAGTTCGGGCCAGCCCAGCTCGGCGCTGCGGAAGCCCTTGGGCAGGCCGTCCCGGGCCGTCTCGTTCGTCGTCCGGGCCATGCGCGATCTCCCTTGACGCGGCGGCGTGTTGCCCACCTGGGGCAAGCGTGTTGTACATGGATTCAATAGCGGCTCCCAGTCTCGTCCCGTTGTTGAACCGGCGTCAAGTAAGGTGCGGACATGGCCGCGAAACAGGGCGAGCGCACACGCCGCCGGCTCAGCACCGGCGAGCGCCGGGAGCAGTTGCTGTCGGTGGGGGCGCGGCTGTTCTCGGAGAGCCCGTACGACGAGGTCTGGATCGAGCAGGTCGCCGAGATCGCCGGGGTCTCCCGCGGGTTGCTGTACCACTACTTCCCGGCCAAGCGGGACTTCTTCGCGGCGGTCGTCGAGCGCGAGAGCGAGCGCATGCTGCGGATGACGGCGGCCGTGCCGGGGGTACCGGTCCGCGAGCAGCTCACCGCGGGGCTCGACGCGTACCTGGAGTACGTCCGCGCCCACGCGCACGGCTACCGCGCCTTCCATCGCGCCGACGCGACCGGCGACCAGGCGGTGCGCCGGGTCTACCGGCAGGCGCTCGCCGCGCAGGAGCGGCAGATCCTCGCGGCCCTGGCCGCCGACCCGGAGTTCGGCCCGGCCTTCGAGGAGCGCGGCGACGTGCGGCTCGCGGTGCGCGGCTGGCTGGCGTTCACCACCGCGGTCTGCCTGGAATGGCTGCGGGATCCGGAGCCCGACCGGGAGCAGGTGCGCGACCTGTGTGCGCGGGCGCTGCTCGGCGCCATCGCCCCCTGAGCGCCCGCGTTGCACTCCGGAACGCGCCCCCGGGCCGCTGACGTGCGCCGTCCGGCACGCTGAAAAGGTCTCGCAAAGATCACGCGTCCTGGTTGGCGCACGCCTCGAACTCCGATAGGTTAGGTGAGCCTTACCTAATGAAATGATGACGGAGGTTGAGGATGGGTGACAGCCACGCCTGGACGGCCGCGCCTGCCGCGGCGGAGCAGGCCCGCTCCGTACTCGCCGCCGCCTGGTCCTGCGCGGTGACCGCGGAAGGCGGCCGCGAGGAGTTCGTCGGCGCGCACACGGTCGGCGACGACGGCCAGGTGTTCCTGCACGTGCCCGAGGACAGCGCCCTGCTCGGGGCGGCGATCTGCGCGCCGCGCGGAGAGCCGTCCGCCGTGCTGGAGTTCGCCGACGTGGCGCCCGTCCCGGTGCGGGGCCGGATCAGGGCCCGGCTCTGGCTCGCCGGGTGGTTCGCCGTGGCGGACGGGCACTTGGCGTTCCGGCCCACGCGTGTGGTGCTGCGGCGGCCGTCCGGTTCGGTGGTGGTCGACCTCGACGAGTTCGCCGCCGCCGAGCCCGACCCGCTGGCGTCGGCCGAGGCCCGGCTGCTGACCCACCTCGCGGACTGCCACGGCGACGCGGTGGAGCGCCTGACCCGGCTGGTCGAGGCCGACAGCCTGCACGGCGCGGTCCGGGTGCGGCCGCTCGCCGTCGACCGGCACGGGCTGACCCTGCGCATCGAGCGCGCCCGCGCCCACGGCGACGTACGCCTGCCCTTCCACGCGCCGGCCGACGACATCGGGCAGCTCACGGAGCGGGTGCACGTGCTGCTGTCGCAGGCGAGCGCCGCCTCCTGCCCCCGGGCCCTACAGCGGCAGCGCACAGACGGCGACGGGTGAGGCGAACGGCTCCCCGGCGGAGCGCAGTTCACCGCCCTCGGACACGCGGAAGACGCTGACGGTGCCGGATCTCTGGTTCGCCGCGAAGAGCAGGCCGCCGTCCGGGGAGAAGGCGATCTGCCGCGGGAAGTCGCCGCCCACCGGCACCGTGCCGAGCAGCCGCAGCCGGGCGC
The Streptomyces sp. NBC_01723 genome window above contains:
- a CDS encoding TetR/AcrR family transcriptional regulator, whose product is MAAKQGERTRRRLSTGERREQLLSVGARLFSESPYDEVWIEQVAEIAGVSRGLLYHYFPAKRDFFAAVVERESERMLRMTAAVPGVPVREQLTAGLDAYLEYVRAHAHGYRAFHRADATGDQAVRRVYRQALAAQERQILAALAADPEFGPAFEERGDVRLAVRGWLAFTTAVCLEWLRDPEPDREQVRDLCARALLGAIAP
- a CDS encoding DUF2470 domain-containing protein, encoding MGDSHAWTAAPAAAEQARSVLAAAWSCAVTAEGGREEFVGAHTVGDDGQVFLHVPEDSALLGAAICAPRGEPSAVLEFADVAPVPVRGRIRARLWLAGWFAVADGHLAFRPTRVVLRRPSGSVVVDLDEFAAAEPDPLASAEARLLTHLADCHGDAVERLTRLVEADSLHGAVRVRPLAVDRHGLTLRIERARAHGDVRLPFHAPADDIGQLTERVHVLLSQASAASCPRALQRQRTDGDG